In a genomic window of Streptomyces sp. NBC_01231:
- a CDS encoding sensor histidine kinase KdpD gives MGRGKLRIYLGAAPGVGKTYAMLSEAHRRVERGTDCVIAFVEHHDRPRTEVMLHGLEQIPRSELEYRGGSFTEMDVDAVLTRRPGVALVDELAHTNIPGSRNAKRWQDVAELLAAGIDVVSTVNIQHLESLGDVVESITGVRQQETVPDELVRRADQIELVDMSPQALRRRMAHGNIYQPDKVDAALSNYFRPGNLTALRELALLWVADRVDEYLKQYRSEHRVSKIWGSRERIVVGLTGGPEGRTLIRRAARLAEKGAGGEVLAVYIARSDGLTSASPKELAVQRTLVEDLGGTFHHVVGDDIPAALLDFARGVNATQIILGSSRRKTWQYVFGPGVGATVARESGPDLDVHIVTHEEVAKGRGLPVTRGARLGRARILWGWLVGVGGPAAMAVLLSRVDLGLANDMLLFLAVTVAAALLGGLLPALASAAVGSLLLNYFYTPPLHRWTIADPKNIVAIVIFVGVGISVASVVDLAARRTHQAARLRAESEILSFLAGNVLRGETGLEELLERVRETFGMESAALLERAGDVDPWICASRVGPGRPVERPEEADVDVPVGDHLALALTGRVLPAEDRRVLAAFAAQAAVVLDRSRLQEEAGRARALAEGNRIRTALLAAVSHDLRTPLAGIKAAVSSLRSDDVAWSEEDRAELLEGIEDGADRLDHLVGNLLDMSRLQTGTVAPLIREIDLDEVVPMALGGVPEGSADLDIPETLPMVAVDPGLLERSVANLVENGVKYSPAGRPVLVSASAIADRVEVRVVDRGPGVPDAAKERIFEPFQRYGDAPRGAGVGLGLAVARGFAEAMGGTLDAEDTPGGGLTMVLTLRAAGSPPAQLQPVEPERRVTW, from the coding sequence GGAACAGATCCCACGCAGCGAGCTGGAGTACCGCGGCGGGTCCTTCACCGAGATGGACGTCGACGCCGTCCTCACCAGACGGCCCGGGGTCGCCCTCGTGGACGAACTCGCCCACACCAACATCCCCGGCTCCCGCAACGCCAAGCGCTGGCAGGACGTGGCGGAGCTGCTGGCCGCCGGGATCGACGTGGTCAGCACCGTCAACATCCAGCACCTGGAGTCGCTGGGGGACGTCGTCGAGTCGATAACGGGCGTACGGCAGCAGGAGACCGTGCCGGACGAACTGGTGCGGCGGGCGGACCAGATCGAGCTGGTCGACATGTCGCCGCAGGCGCTGCGCCGACGGATGGCGCACGGCAACATCTACCAGCCGGACAAGGTCGACGCGGCCCTGTCGAACTACTTCCGGCCCGGGAACCTCACCGCGCTGCGGGAACTGGCGCTGCTGTGGGTGGCCGACCGGGTCGACGAGTACCTCAAGCAGTACCGCAGCGAGCACCGGGTCTCGAAGATCTGGGGCTCGCGCGAGCGGATCGTGGTCGGGCTGACCGGCGGCCCCGAGGGGCGAACGCTCATCCGCCGTGCCGCGCGGCTCGCGGAGAAGGGTGCCGGCGGCGAGGTGCTGGCCGTCTACATAGCCCGCAGCGACGGTCTGACCTCGGCCTCGCCCAAGGAACTGGCCGTGCAGCGCACGCTCGTCGAGGACCTGGGCGGCACCTTCCACCATGTGGTGGGCGACGACATACCGGCCGCGCTGCTGGACTTCGCGCGCGGTGTGAACGCCACCCAGATCATCCTCGGCTCCTCACGCCGCAAGACCTGGCAGTACGTCTTCGGACCGGGTGTCGGCGCCACCGTGGCCCGGGAGTCGGGACCCGACCTCGACGTGCACATCGTCACCCACGAGGAGGTCGCCAAGGGGCGCGGACTGCCCGTGACGCGGGGTGCGCGACTGGGCCGGGCCCGGATCCTGTGGGGCTGGCTGGTCGGCGTGGGCGGCCCGGCGGCCATGGCGGTCCTGCTCTCCCGGGTGGACCTCGGCCTCGCCAACGACATGCTGCTGTTCCTCGCGGTGACGGTGGCGGCGGCCCTGCTCGGCGGGCTTCTCCCGGCGCTGGCGTCGGCCGCGGTCGGATCCCTGTTGCTCAACTACTTCTACACACCGCCCCTGCACCGCTGGACCATCGCCGACCCGAAGAACATCGTCGCCATCGTGATCTTCGTGGGCGTCGGCATCTCGGTGGCCTCCGTCGTCGATCTCGCCGCCCGCCGCACCCACCAGGCGGCCAGACTGCGGGCCGAGTCGGAGATCCTGTCCTTCCTCGCGGGCAACGTGCTGCGCGGCGAGACCGGCCTGGAGGAGCTCCTGGAGCGGGTCCGGGAGACCTTCGGCATGGAGTCGGCGGCTCTTCTGGAACGGGCGGGCGACGTCGACCCGTGGATCTGCGCGAGCCGGGTCGGCCCTGGGCGGCCCGTGGAGCGGCCCGAGGAGGCGGACGTCGACGTTCCGGTCGGGGACCACCTGGCGCTCGCGCTGACCGGCCGGGTATTGCCCGCCGAGGACCGCCGGGTGCTGGCCGCCTTCGCCGCCCAGGCGGCCGTCGTACTCGACCGCAGCAGGCTCCAGGAGGAGGCCGGCCGGGCGCGGGCGCTCGCCGAGGGCAACCGGATCCGAACCGCGCTGCTGGCCGCCGTCAGTCATGACCTCCGTACACCGCTGGCCGGGATCAAGGCCGCGGTCTCGTCGCTGCGGTCCGACGACGTGGCGTGGTCCGAGGAGGACCGGGCCGAGCTGCTGGAGGGCATCGAGGACGGTGCCGACCGGCTCGACCACCTGGTGGGCAATCTGCTGGACATGTCCCGCCTGCAGACCGGCACGGTCGCCCCGCTGATCCGGGAGATAGACCTCGACGAGGTGGTGCCGATGGCGCTCGGCGGGGTGCCCGAGGGCAGCGCCGACCTGGACATCCCGGAGACGCTGCCCATGGTGGCGGTGGACCCCGGGCTGCTGGAGCGGTCGGTGGCCAACCTGGTGGAGAACGGCGTCAAGTACAGCCCGGCCGGGCGGCCCGTCCTGGTGTCCGCCAGCGCCATCGCCGACCGGGTCGAGGTCCGGGTGGTCGACCGCGGGCCGGGAGTCCCGGACGCGGCCAAAGAACGTATATTCGAACCCTTCCAGCGCTACGGCGACGCCCCGCGCGGGGCCGGCGTGGGACTGGGCCTCGCCGTGGCACGCGGGTTCGCGGAGGCCATGGGCGGCACGCTGGACGCCGAGGACACGCCCGGGGGCGGCCTCACCATGGTGCTCACGCTCCGGGCGGCCGGATCGCCCCCGGCGCAACTCCAGCCGGTGGAACCAGAAAGGCGGGTGACATGGTGA
- a CDS encoding response regulator: MVSVTGGTPQTPTRVLVIDDEPQIVRALVINLKARRYEVDAAYDGATALQVAAARHPDVVVLDLGLPDMDGVEVIKGLRGWTRVPILVLSARHSSDEKVEALDAGADDYVTKPFGMDELLARLRAAVRRAEPNGGGEGEALVETDEFTVDLAAKKVQRHGRDVRLTPTEWHLLEVLVRNDGRLVSQKQLLQEVWGPSYGTETNYLRVYMAQLRRKLEADPSHPKHFITEPGMGYRFER, from the coding sequence ATGGTGAGCGTGACCGGGGGAACTCCCCAAACCCCCACGAGGGTGTTGGTCATCGACGACGAGCCGCAGATCGTGCGCGCCCTCGTGATCAACCTCAAGGCACGTCGGTACGAGGTCGACGCGGCGTACGACGGAGCAACCGCCCTCCAGGTCGCCGCCGCCCGCCACCCGGACGTGGTGGTGCTCGACCTGGGCCTGCCCGACATGGACGGCGTCGAGGTGATCAAGGGGCTACGCGGCTGGACCCGGGTGCCGATCCTGGTGCTGTCCGCCCGGCACTCCTCCGACGAGAAGGTCGAGGCGCTGGACGCGGGCGCCGACGACTACGTCACCAAGCCCTTCGGCATGGACGAACTGCTGGCCAGACTGCGGGCCGCGGTCCGGCGCGCCGAGCCCAACGGGGGCGGCGAGGGCGAGGCGCTGGTGGAGACCGACGAGTTCACCGTCGACCTGGCCGCGAAGAAGGTCCAGCGGCACGGCAGGGACGTCCGGCTGACGCCCACGGAGTGGCATCTGCTGGAGGTGCTGGTGCGCAACGACGGCCGGCTGGTCAGCCAGAAGCAGCTGCTGCAGGAGGTGTGGGGGCCGTCGTACGGGACGGAGACGAACTATCTGCGGGTGTACATGGCCCAACTGCGCAGAAAGCTGGAGGCGGACCCGTCGCACCCGAAGCACTTCATCACGGAGCCGGGGATGGGGTACCGGTTCGAGAGGTGA
- a CDS encoding OB-fold nucleic acid binding domain-containing protein, protein MSPVPRSEKPVGRFRRMLDRLSSSQEDLESEELREDAATAGCTRIGDCHDRQVVTVTGTLRTVTLRPRAGVPALEAELFDGTAALDVVWLGRRSIVGIEPGRKLIASGRVSMSRGRRVLFNPKYELRPLGRE, encoded by the coding sequence ATGAGTCCTGTTCCTCGTTCTGAGAAGCCGGTGGGCCGGTTCCGGCGCATGCTCGACCGGCTTTCCTCGTCGCAGGAGGACCTTGAGTCCGAGGAACTGCGGGAGGATGCCGCGACCGCCGGCTGCACCCGGATCGGTGACTGTCACGACCGTCAGGTCGTCACGGTTACTGGTACCTTGCGCACGGTCACCCTGCGGCCGCGCGCGGGAGTTCCTGCTCTGGAGGCCGAGCTGTTCGACGGCACCGCCGCCCTGGACGTGGTGTGGCTCGGCAGACGCTCCATAGTGGGCATAGAGCCGGGCCGCAAGCTGATCGCCTCCGGACGGGTCTCGATGAGCCGGGGCCGCCGGGTGCTTTTCAATCCGAAGTACGAACTGAGACCCCTCGGTAGGGAGTAG
- a CDS encoding DUF3159 domain-containing protein, with translation MTSLDKPTQDTEQDARAVTEAALFEAFGGVRGMVETVLPGLLFVTIYTINKDLHLSAIAALGVSLLLVVVRLVMRDTVKHAFSGVFGVAFGVVFAMMTGNAKDFYLPGMLYTLGLGLAYIITTLCGVPLIGLILGPVFKENLSWRTRNPGRKKAYAKASWAWGLILLAKCAVLFPLYWWADTTQLGWVLIALKIPPFLLAVWLTWVFLAKAPAPIDVFAEMEAEEKAAEERAAEERAAATGSESSAGRHRREA, from the coding sequence GTGACGTCGCTCGACAAGCCGACCCAGGACACGGAGCAGGACGCCCGGGCGGTGACGGAGGCCGCGCTGTTCGAGGCCTTCGGCGGCGTGCGGGGCATGGTCGAGACGGTGCTGCCCGGCCTGCTGTTCGTCACCATCTACACGATCAACAAGGACCTGCACCTGTCGGCGATCGCCGCGCTCGGTGTGTCCCTGCTGCTGGTTGTGGTCCGTCTGGTGATGCGGGACACCGTCAAGCACGCCTTCAGCGGTGTCTTCGGCGTGGCCTTCGGCGTCGTCTTCGCGATGATGACCGGCAACGCCAAGGACTTCTATCTGCCCGGCATGCTCTACACGCTGGGCCTCGGGCTGGCGTACATCATCACCACACTGTGCGGCGTCCCGCTGATCGGGCTCATCCTCGGGCCCGTCTTCAAGGAGAACCTCTCCTGGCGCACCCGCAACCCGGGGCGCAAGAAGGCCTACGCGAAGGCCAGTTGGGCCTGGGGACTGATCCTGCTCGCCAAGTGCGCGGTTCTCTTCCCGCTGTACTGGTGGGCCGACACGACGCAGCTGGGCTGGGTGCTGATCGCCCTGAAGATCCCGCCGTTCCTGTTGGCCGTCTGGCTGACCTGGGTCTTCCTGGCGAAGGCGCCGGCTCCCATCGACGTGTTCGCGGAGATGGAGGCGGAGGAGAAGGCCGCAGAGGAGCGGGCCGCGGAGGAGAGGGCCGCCGCCACGGGGAGCGAGTCGAGCGCGGGACGCCACCGTCGGGAGGCGTAG
- a CDS encoding TrkA family potassium uptake protein, which produces MRVAIAGAGAVGRSIAGELLENGHEVLLIDKAPTAISVERVPQAEWLLADACEITSLDEAALQRCNVVIAATGDDKVNMVVSLLAKTEYGVPRVVARVNNPKNEWLFNESWGVDVAVSTPRLMSALVEEAVSVGDLVRLLRFSHGDANLVELTLPEESALAGTQVGDVEWPEDTSLVTIIRGTRVLTPTQDDSLEAGDELLFVAAQAREEQLEDLLSVRREETPS; this is translated from the coding sequence ATGAGGGTCGCCATTGCCGGTGCCGGTGCGGTCGGCCGCTCGATCGCGGGCGAACTGCTGGAGAACGGCCACGAGGTCCTTCTCATCGACAAGGCGCCTACCGCCATCTCGGTCGAGCGCGTCCCGCAGGCGGAGTGGCTGCTCGCCGACGCCTGCGAGATCACGTCCCTGGACGAGGCGGCGCTGCAGCGCTGCAACGTCGTGATCGCCGCGACCGGCGACGACAAGGTCAACATGGTCGTCTCCCTGCTGGCGAAGACGGAGTACGGCGTCCCGCGCGTCGTCGCCCGTGTGAACAACCCGAAGAACGAGTGGCTGTTCAACGAGTCCTGGGGCGTGGACGTCGCCGTGTCGACCCCCCGCCTGATGTCGGCCCTGGTGGAGGAGGCGGTCAGCGTCGGCGATCTGGTCCGCCTGCTCCGCTTCAGCCACGGCGACGCGAACCTCGTCGAACTGACGCTGCCCGAGGAGTCGGCCCTGGCCGGCACGCAGGTGGGCGACGTGGAGTGGCCGGAGGACACCTCCCTGGTCACCATCATCCGCGGCACCCGAGTCCTCACCCCGACCCAGGACGACTCACTGGAGGCTGGCGACGAACTCCTCTTCGTGGCCGCCCAGGCCCGCGAGGAACAGCTGGAGGACCTGCTGTCGGTCCGCCGGGAGGAAACGCCGAGCTGA
- a CDS encoding TrkA family potassium uptake protein: MHIVIMGCGRVGSALAQTLEQQGHTVAVIDHDPTAFRRLGSGFGGRRVTGVGFDQDTLREAGIEEAGAFASVSSGDNSNIIAARVAREMFGIENVAARIYDPRRAEVYQRLGIPTVATVRWTADQMLRRLLPSGAEPLWRDPTGGVQLAEVHASASWVGQRISRLQEETGVRVAFLTRLGEAMLPSSQTVLQEGDLVHVMMRTDEVDKVEAAFAKGPEEEGGH, encoded by the coding sequence GTGCACATCGTCATCATGGGCTGCGGGAGAGTGGGTTCCGCTCTCGCCCAGACCCTGGAGCAACAGGGGCACACGGTCGCAGTGATCGACCATGACCCCACCGCCTTCCGACGACTGGGCTCCGGGTTCGGGGGCCGCCGCGTCACGGGCGTCGGCTTCGACCAGGACACCCTGCGCGAGGCGGGCATCGAGGAGGCCGGAGCGTTCGCCTCGGTCTCCAGCGGCGACAACTCGAACATCATCGCCGCGCGTGTGGCCCGCGAGATGTTCGGTATCGAGAACGTCGCGGCCCGGATCTACGACCCCCGGCGCGCCGAGGTCTACCAGCGGCTCGGCATCCCGACCGTGGCCACCGTCCGCTGGACGGCCGACCAGATGCTGCGCCGGCTGCTCCCCTCGGGCGCGGAGCCGCTGTGGCGTGACCCCACCGGTGGTGTGCAGCTGGCCGAGGTGCACGCCTCCGCGTCCTGGGTGGGCCAGCGGATCAGCCGGCTCCAGGAGGAGACCGGGGTGCGGGTGGCGTTCCTGACCCGGCTCGGCGAGGCGATGCTGCCCTCCTCGCAGACGGTGCTGCAGGAGGGGGACCTGGTGCACGTGATGATGCGTACCGACGAGGTCGACAAGGTCGAGGCGGCGTTCGCCAAGGGGCCCGAAGAGGAGGGCGGTCACTGA